ATCGAATAATAGTTATCCTTCCCCTCGGGTTGACCTACCATGATATACGAAGCCGTCCCCATTGAACCGGGTATAAGCGCGGGATGACCTGTTGCCAGATATGGCTTCGGATTATCCGGATGACCAGCAGGTAATGCACGTGTAGCTCCTTTGCGGTGTACAAAAACGGAACCTTGATCCGAGTGCGATTCCTCCCATGCATAATTGTGCATCAGATCATAGAGGGTTCGAAATTCGCATTTTGGACCAAACACATCCCGAAAAGCTTCGCGAATTGCATAAGCAATCAGATGGCGGTTCACCACAGCATAATTCAGTGCAGAATACATCATATTGACGTAATGGAGACCTTCCGCATGTTCAAGCGGAGCAAAAACCAGTCTTGGATCGGATGTCCCCAGACCATTTCGCTGCATCACTTTCGCAATCGCTGATGAACTAGTTTGGCTTACATACCCACCCCAAGCCCGGGAACCGGAATGAATCATGACAACAATTTGTCCATCGTACAGACCCCAGGCTTCCGCAATCTCCCGATTTTCCTCCGCAATCTCAATCGCTTGAATCTCGGCAAAATGATTGCCTCCACCCAAAGTTCCTAACTGGCGATGAGCCCGATGCCAAGTCATATCCGGTACCAGATTCAACACTTCCTCATCAAAGGCAAATTTGCTGCTCTCTACATGAGTGATGGAAGTTGATTTTTTGGGTGTATAGCTGTCCGGGATATATTTTTTAGGTAATCCATGCAGACCCTTTCGCACAATATGCTCCAAACGAATATCCGAGTAATGACCGCGCTGATTTGCCTCCATCGGCAGCACTTTCTCAATGGCTTTCACGAGTTTACGGCGCAGCTTCACATCCTTCAGGTCGTCCTTATGCAAATTGGTCATATGCACCCGCATGCCACAGCCGATATCACTGCCTACGATGGATGGAGATACATAGCCACTCTTGGCATCCCATACCGCCGTTGTACCGATGCAGGTGCCTACACCGACATGCACGTCAGGCGTATAGCTCATATAGGAAATGCCCGGGATTTGAAGATTGTTGTTCGCCATCTCGAACACCTTATAGTCCAATGACGAGAATAGTTGTTGTGCCGCATATACCGTTAAGTCCCCAGCAGGCAATTTGACTTCATGTCGGTAGCCACCTGTGAGTTCATTTTGAGTCGTAAATAAATT
This window of the Paenibacillus marchantiae genome carries:
- a CDS encoding RtcB family protein produces the protein MNTQPNLFTTQNELTGGYRHEVKLPAGDLTVYAAQQLFSSLDYKVFEMANNNLQIPGISYMSYTPDVHVGVGTCIGTTAVWDAKSGYVSPSIVGSDIGCGMRVHMTNLHKDDLKDVKLRRKLVKAIEKVLPMEANQRGHYSDIRLEHIVRKGLHGLPKKYIPDSYTPKKSTSITHVESSKFAFDEEVLNLVPDMTWHRAHRQLGTLGGGNHFAEIQAIEIAEENREIAEAWGLYDGQIVVMIHSGSRAWGGYVSQTSSSAIAKVMQRNGLGTSDPRLVFAPLEHAEGLHYVNMMYSALNYAVVNRHLIAYAIREAFRDVFGPKCEFRTLYDLMHNYAWEESHSDQGSVFVHRKGATRALPAGHPDNPKPYLATGHPALIPGSMGTASYIMVGQPEGKDNYYSICHGAGRIRSRTATKRLVTVEDFASALGVGTEDEIVVNQRSLESILDESPQAYKNVDEIIDSVTGAGLAQVVAKCKPLAAVKGAK